GGGTCTGGAACAGAGCCTGTTCGACAGCGGAATGCCCGTCGCCGCCTTGATGGAGAAGGTGGGGCTTGCGATGGCGTCTTGGCTCCTGGCGCGCAGCGACCTGCTGAGAAATGGAGTGGTGGTCTTGGTCGGGCCGGGCCACAACGGTGGCGATGGCCTGGTGGTGGCGAGGGAGTTGCATTTGGCTGGCATTGAGGTTTCGCTGTGGTGTCCCCTTGCCATTCGCAAGCAACTCACCGCTGACCATCTGCGCCATGGGGAGTGGCTCGGTCTGCGGCGCCTGCGTCAAGACCCGGATCCAGCCGACGCAGCGCTGTGGCTGGACGCGATCTTCGGGCTCGGGCAGAGCAGGGCTCTGCCTGAGTCCTTCGAGGATCTGTTCCGGCGCCGACAGCAGTTGCAGCCTGGTGCGCTGATCAGCCTGGATGTGCCGTCAGGTCTTTGTTCGGACCACGGAACTGTGTTGGGGGAGCAGGCTGCTTGTGCTTCGGCCACCCTCAGCGTTGGCTGGATGAAGCGCGGGTTGTGTCTGGACCCAGCCCGTCCTTGGGTTGGGGCGTTGGTGCGGATTGATCTGGGGTTGCCGCCTGCGGTGATGGGCAACGCCGCTGCGGTCTTGCCGCGCCGTCTGCCGGTTGGAGAGGCCTGTACGGCCCCGTTACCAGCGCTGCCGCCCACAGCGATGAAGTACGAACGGGGCCGCTCTCTGGTGGTGGCGGGCAGTGATCGCTACCCCGGCGCAGCACATCTCGCGCTGCGGGGGGCCATGGCCAGTGGCTGTGGCTGCGTTCAGGCCGTTGTGCCGCCCTGTCTTCAATCGAATTTGTGGCAGGTGTTGCCGGAGGTGATGCAACTGGAGGAGGGGGTGATTCCAGACCGGCTGGATGCGGTGTTGGTCGGTCCCGGGCTTGGTAACCCCTCCCGGTGGTGGAACCAGTGGTCGGAGCAACTGCGCACCGTCGCTGGTTTGCTGGTGCTCGATGCAGATGGGATCAATGCCCTGGCGTCCAGTCCGGAGGGGTGGCGTTGGTTGTTGCAGCGTCAGGGCCCAACCTGGCTGACACCCCATGCCGCTGAGTTCGCGCGTTTGTTTCCTGATTGTGGCGAGGGCGATGCGCTTGAGAGGGTGATCGCAGCAGCACGCTGCAGCGGTTGTTGCATTTTGCTGAAGGGTGCGCATTCGGTTCTGGCGGATTCATCGGGTGCGGCAGTTGTGCTGACAGGCACGTCTCCTTGGGTTGCTCGCACTGGACTAGGCGACCTGCTGGCCGGTTTTGTGACTGGTTGGGGCGCCCAGGCCGTCGCGGCACACCAGCAGCCAGGGCTTGAAAGCTTTGTTGCCAGCACGGCTTTGCATGGTTTGGCGGCACGTCGTGCTCAATCAAGTGATGCTTCGGCGATTGCGGATTGTTTGAAAATCCTTGCAGCGCGGTGTCAGAAAAAGCAAACAACGATGTTCAACAAAGTCTGAACAAATGACTCTTTTTGTTCACTCGGCTTGCTTCTGTCCACAGAGCTTTTGCTGATTTTAAATCTTTCGCAAATCTGAAATGTTTCGATTTGCTGTTCTGAATCTGAAGGGTTGCTGAAAACACATCGACATTCTTTCTGTTCGTACGAAAGTCATCTCACTTCCGCAGCACCCATGGTGTCCACCGCATCCAAGCCGCTGGAGACTCAACGTCGGCGCAGCAGCGACCCTGTCAGCTGGTACCTCGCCACCATTGGCAGAATCCCTCTTCTCACACCAGCTGAGGAAATCGAGCTGGGCAATCAGGTGCAAGCCATGATGGCCCTGACAGAAGACGGCTCCCGCGAGTTTGCGGATGGAGAACTCACTACGGCGCAGCGTCGTCTCCTGAGGATCGGTCGGCGCGCCAAAGAGCGGATGATGAAGGCCAACCTTCGTTTAGTTGTCAGTGTTGCCAAGAAATATCAGGGCAAGGGTCTCGAGTTGCTCGACCTGATTCAGGAGGGCTCCCTCGGGCTTGAGCGTGCTGTTGAGAAATTTGATCCCACCCGGGGCTACAAGTTCTCCACCTATGCCTTCTGGTGGATCCGCCAGAGCATGACCCGCGCCATTGCCTGCCAGTCGCGCACGATTCGTCTGCCGGTTCACCTCAGTGAGCGGCTCACCACCATTCGCAAGGTCAGTCTCGATCTCGCCCACAAACTCGGCGCTATGCCCAGCCGTGTGGAGATCGCTGAAGCCATGGATATTCCCTTGGATGAGCTGGATTCGCTGCTGCGCCAGGCCCTGACGACCAGCAGTCTTGATGCTCCTGTTAACGGAGAGGAGGGTCGCAGCTTCCTTGGTGATTTGATTGCTGATTCATCCCTCGATGAACCTCTCGACATCGTTGAGCAAAGGATTCATCACGAACAGCTGGGCCGATGGCTGAGTCACCTGAGTGAACAGGAGCAGCATGTTCTGCGCATGCGCTTCGGGCTTGAGGGCAATGAACGTCACACCCTCGCCGAAATCGGACGTCTCATGGAAGTGTCCAGGGAGCGTGTCCGTCAGGTTGAGCTCAAGGCATTGCGGAAACTGCGCAACCTCACCCGTCGTCTTCCGAGCGGCATCTGAGCCGGCCTTGAGCCGGCTCCTTAAAACTCAACCAGTTCAGCTGAATCAGTCTTCAGCCCAGATGTAGCGCGTGAGTTCCGATGGGTCGGGCTCCGGAGCAGACAGGGCGAAGTCAACACAGTCCTGAACGATGCCGTCGATGTCCTTCTCGATCGCGCGCAGTTCATCGCTGTTCACCAGGCCTGCGTCTGTCAGATCCCGTTCCAGGGCTTTGAGGGGGTCACGCTTGGCCCAGAACTGCTTTTCTTCCTCCGCGCGGAGTTCGTCTGGATCAGCGAGGGAGTGGCCACGGAAGCGATAGGTGAGGCATTCCAACAGGGTCGGACCTTCGCCGGCCCTGGCTCGTTCCACGGCCCGTTGGGCTGCTGCCCGCACCGCCAGAACGTCCATTCCATCCACTTCTTCGCCGGCCATTCCGAAGGAACTGGCCTTGCGCCAGATCTCAGGGTCACTGGTGGCTCTGTCGTGCGCCATTCCGATAGCCCACTTGTTGTTTTCGACCACGAAAATGATCGGCAGCTTCCACAGCTGCGCCATGTTCATGCATTCGAAAAACTGACCGTTATTGCAGGTTCCGTCGCCAAAGAAGGCAGCTGTTACGGCGTTGCTGGAGGCATCACCGAGGGCATCACGCTTGTAGCGGCTGGTGAAGGCAGACCCGAGAGCCACGGGAATGCCTTCCGCGATGAAGGCAAAGCCACCAAGCAGGTGATGCTCTTTGGAAAAAAGGTGCATCGAACCGCCACGACCCTTGCTGCAACCGGTCTCCTTGCCGAAGAGTTCGCTCATGACCTCGCGGGCGGGTACGCCGGCGCTTAAGGCATGCACGTGATCGCGGTAGGTGCTGCAGAACCAGTCGTGCTGACGCTTCATGGCACCGATCACACCGGTGCTGACAGCTTCTTGACCGTTGTACAGATGAACGAAGCCAAACATCTTGCCCCGGTAGTACATCTCGGCACATTTGTCCTCGAAGCGCCTGCCCAGGGTCATGTCCCGGTAGAGGTCAAGACCGGTGTCCCGGTCAACGCTGGCCCGTTGTGCTGTGACCAGTTTTGAGAGCCGTTCGGCGTGGGGACCAGCAGTCGCAGTGCCAATCGGAGCGGAATCGACAGCGAGGTCCTGACCCATGTCCACCTAATGGTTTGGAGTCAACTTTAAGGGCCAGCCGATGAGCGATGGGCAAAACCCCTGACACTGACTAAGATCCGCGTCTCCTCGCAGCCTTGCTGTTGGATCTGCCCATTGATCATTTCCGACTTCTGGGCGTCAGTCCATCGGCAGAGCCAGAAGCGATTCTGCGCCGGTTGCAAACCCGTTGTGACAGTCCACCAGACCAGGGATTCACCCACGAAGCGCTGCTGCAGCGGGCCGACTTGTTGCGTCGATCCGCCGACCTGCTGTCCGACCCCACCGACAGGGCCGACTACGAAGCGGCTTTGCTGCGCCTCAGTGAATCCCATCCCAACGGCACGGTGGGGTTGGATCTCCCCACCAGCAGTGAGGTGGCAGGGCTGATTTTGCTATGGGAGGCCCATGGAGCTGTTGAGGCTTTTCAGTTGGCACGTCAGGGCCTCCAGCCTCCTCAGGCACCGGCCCTTGGAAGTGGCCGTGAAGCTGATCTGACTCTCCTTGCCGCTCTGGCCTGTCGCGACGCGGCGTTGGAGGAGGAGGAGCAACGTCGCTACGAGTCGGCCGCCCAACTTTTGATGGATGGAATCCAGCTGCAACAGCGGATGGGCAAGCTGCCCGATCAGCAGCACTTGCTGGAGGAGGCCTTGCAGGCGCTCACTCCATTTCGGATTCTGGATCTGCTCAGCCGTGATCTTGGGGATCAGGACTCTCACCAACGGGGTTTGACGCTTCTCGATGAGTTGGTCGTGGCCCGTGGTGGTTTAGAGGCCGTCACTGATGAGGGCGATCACCCAGGAAGCCTCAGTCAGGCCGATTTCGAATCGTTCTTCC
The Synechococcus sp. PROS-U-1 DNA segment above includes these coding regions:
- the pdhA gene encoding pyruvate dehydrogenase (acetyl-transferring) E1 component subunit alpha, which encodes MGQDLAVDSAPIGTATAGPHAERLSKLVTAQRASVDRDTGLDLYRDMTLGRRFEDKCAEMYYRGKMFGFVHLYNGQEAVSTGVIGAMKRQHDWFCSTYRDHVHALSAGVPAREVMSELFGKETGCSKGRGGSMHLFSKEHHLLGGFAFIAEGIPVALGSAFTSRYKRDALGDASSNAVTAAFFGDGTCNNGQFFECMNMAQLWKLPIIFVVENNKWAIGMAHDRATSDPEIWRKASSFGMAGEEVDGMDVLAVRAAAQRAVERARAGEGPTLLECLTYRFRGHSLADPDELRAEEEKQFWAKRDPLKALERDLTDAGLVNSDELRAIEKDIDGIVQDCVDFALSAPEPDPSELTRYIWAED
- a CDS encoding RpoD/SigA family RNA polymerase sigma factor, with translation MVSTASKPLETQRRRSSDPVSWYLATIGRIPLLTPAEEIELGNQVQAMMALTEDGSREFADGELTTAQRRLLRIGRRAKERMMKANLRLVVSVAKKYQGKGLELLDLIQEGSLGLERAVEKFDPTRGYKFSTYAFWWIRQSMTRAIACQSRTIRLPVHLSERLTTIRKVSLDLAHKLGAMPSRVEIAEAMDIPLDELDSLLRQALTTSSLDAPVNGEEGRSFLGDLIADSSLDEPLDIVEQRIHHEQLGRWLSHLSEQEQHVLRMRFGLEGNERHTLAEIGRLMEVSRERVRQVELKALRKLRNLTRRLPSGI
- a CDS encoding NAD(P)H-hydrate dehydratase gives rise to the protein MWPPADSDHLLVDASSMRGLEQSLFDSGMPVAALMEKVGLAMASWLLARSDLLRNGVVVLVGPGHNGGDGLVVARELHLAGIEVSLWCPLAIRKQLTADHLRHGEWLGLRRLRQDPDPADAALWLDAIFGLGQSRALPESFEDLFRRRQQLQPGALISLDVPSGLCSDHGTVLGEQAACASATLSVGWMKRGLCLDPARPWVGALVRIDLGLPPAVMGNAAAVLPRRLPVGEACTAPLPALPPTAMKYERGRSLVVAGSDRYPGAAHLALRGAMASGCGCVQAVVPPCLQSNLWQVLPEVMQLEEGVIPDRLDAVLVGPGLGNPSRWWNQWSEQLRTVAGLLVLDADGINALASSPEGWRWLLQRQGPTWLTPHAAEFARLFPDCGEGDALERVIAAARCSGCCILLKGAHSVLADSSGAAVVLTGTSPWVARTGLGDLLAGFVTGWGAQAVAAHQQPGLESFVASTALHGLAARRAQSSDASAIADCLKILAARCQKKQTTMFNKV